The following proteins are encoded in a genomic region of Oryza brachyantha chromosome 11, ObraRS2, whole genome shotgun sequence:
- the LOC102717939 gene encoding calcium uniporter protein 6, mitochondrial-like, with translation MWRGAASHLLRRAHPPSPAAATGAACALRHVRLFLPPSHHPPRLAEAEPEVTAAEARRLVRLVGVEALKRRLRDGRDEVVGYGELLDACVDAGAARTRRDAEALVRAMDDAGVVLLFRDKAYLHPEKVVDLVRRAVPLAVSPGNDSRKEELKQLQEKKEEIDRVAHKQVRRILWSGLGFFMCQVGLFFRLTFWEFSWDVMEPIAFFTTASGLLVGYAYFLITSRDPTYQDFMERLFLSRHRKLCARHRFDMEKYIELQKHCKCPLEGHYSHGPKFHDL, from the exons ATGTGGCGCGGGGCCGCctcccacctcctccgccgcgcgcatCCCCCGTCTCCGGCAGCCGCCACCGGAGCAGCCTGCGCGCTCCGCCACGTGCGCCTCTTCTTACCGCCTTCGCATCATCCTCCACGGCtagcggaggcggagccggaggtgacggcggcggaggcgcggagGCTGGTGCGGCTGGTGGGCGTGGAGGCGCTCAAGCGACGGCTGAGGGACGGGCGGGACGAGGTGGTCGGCTACGGGGAGCTCCTCGACGCCTGCGTCGACGCTGGCGCCGCGCGCACGCgccgcgacgcggaggcgctCGTCCGGGCCAtggacgacgccggcgtcgtgcTGCTGTTCCGGGACAAGGCCTATCTCCACCCCGAGAAG GTAGTTGACCTGGTTCGAAGAGCTGTGCCGCTTGCAGTCTCACCAGGGAATGATTCAAGAAAGGAAGAGCTGAAGCAGCTCCAGGAGAAGAAGGAAGAGATCGACAGGGTGGCGCACAAGCAGGTCCGGCGCATCCTGTGGTCTGGACTAGGTTTCTTCATGTGCCAAGTTGGGCTCTTCTTCCGTCTTACTTTCTGGGAATTCTCATGGGATGTGATGGAGCCAATTGCCTTCTTCACAACAGCATCTGGCCTGCTCGTTGGTTATGCATATTTCCTCATTACTTCAAGGGATCCGACGTATCAAGACTTCATGGAGAGGCTGTTTTTGTCAAGACACAGAAAGCTTTGTGCCAGGCACAGGTTTGATATGGAAAAATACATTGAGTTGCAGAAGCACTGCAAGTGTCCTCTAGAAGGTCATTATTCTCATGGTCCTAAGTTTCATGACTTGTAA
- the LOC102704923 gene encoding prolamin PPROL 17D-like, which translates to MKIIFVVALLALATTSASAQFYAYNQGYGQYLLQQQLLLQQQMLNPCNEFVRQQCSIAATPFLQSVVSPLRNCQIMQQQCCQQLRLMAQQSHCQTISSVQAIMQQLQLQQFGGMYFDEAQAQALLAWKLPSICGIYPSYYSTPCNTPTVGGVWY; encoded by the coding sequence ATGAAGATCATTTTCGTCGTTGCTCTCCTTGCTTTGGCTACAACCAGCGCATCTGCACaattttatgcttataatcaaGGTTATGGGCAATATTTGTTACAACAGCAACTCCTTTTGCAGCAACAAATGCTTAACCCATGCAATGAATTTGTAAGGCAGCAGTGCAGCATAGCGGCAACTCCTTTCTTGCAATCAGTTGTTTCTCCGTTGAGAAACTGCCAAATCATGCAACAACAGTGCTGCCAACAGCTCAGGTTGATGGCGCAACAGTCCCATTGTCAAACCATTAGCAGTGTTCAGGCAATAATGCAACAGCTACAGCTACAACAGTTTGGTGGCATGTACTTTGATGAAGCTCAAGCCCAAGCTCTTCTCGCCTGGAAGTTGCCATCCATCTGTGGCATCTACCCGAGCTACTATAGTACTCCATGCAACACTCCCACTGTTGGTGGTGTCTGGTATTAA